In Candidatus Acidiferrales bacterium, the following proteins share a genomic window:
- a CDS encoding type II toxin-antitoxin system HicB family antitoxin: MTDQDYKTVLYRQEDGSWVAEIPAISGCYALMPTREEALAELAKVFEMIAEEYREKGIPLPADTTEIIHA, from the coding sequence GTGACGGATCAAGATTACAAGACGGTTCTATATCGGCAGGAAGATGGGTCGTGGGTAGCGGAGATTCCTGCCATTTCCGGCTGCTATGCCCTGATGCCGACCCGAGAAGAGGCGCTTGCTGAGCTGGCCAAGGTATTCGAGATGATCGCGGAGGAGTATCGCGAAAAGGGCATTCCCCTTCCGGCGGATACTACCGAAATCATTCATGCCTAG